In Chloroherpetonaceae bacterium, one DNA window encodes the following:
- a CDS encoding response regulator transcription factor, which translates to MKKILSIEDDAALALGIKAGLEAEGFAVTHIADGTKGYATALQNKHDAILLDLMLPGKNGTEICRDLRLNGIDTPIIMLTSRAEETDRVVGLEIGADDFVAKPFSMRELAARLKAVLRRTEPQKKPIPAAAKRFQFSKFEVDFDKEEVLENGKPIRLSVKEFEVLRHFILNEGKVVTREDLLGEVWGYHVFPDTRTVDNYVLALRKKFEVTPAEPNHFLKVPTKGYKFVK; encoded by the coding sequence ATGAAAAAAATTCTCTCCATCGAAGATGACGCCGCGCTTGCCTTAGGAATCAAAGCAGGGCTTGAAGCCGAAGGTTTTGCAGTTACGCACATCGCCGATGGTACCAAAGGCTATGCCACAGCCCTTCAAAATAAGCACGACGCCATCCTGCTCGATTTAATGCTTCCCGGAAAAAATGGCACCGAAATTTGCCGCGACCTTCGGCTCAACGGCATCGATACGCCCATCATTATGCTCACCAGCCGAGCCGAGGAAACCGACCGTGTGGTAGGGCTTGAAATCGGAGCCGATGATTTCGTGGCGAAACCATTCAGCATGCGCGAACTCGCCGCCCGATTGAAAGCCGTTTTGCGCAGAACCGAACCGCAAAAGAAACCGATTCCCGCTGCTGCAAAGCGCTTTCAGTTTTCAAAGTTTGAAGTTGATTTTGATAAAGAAGAAGTGCTCGAAAATGGAAAACCCATTCGCCTTTCCGTTAAGGAATTTGAGGTGCTAAGGCACTTTATTTTGAATGAAGGAAAAGTAGTCACTCGAGAAGATCTTTTGGGCGAAGTGTGGGGCTATCATGTTTTTCCGGATACGCGAACGGTCGATAACTATGTGCTCGCACTTCGAAAGAAATTTGAAGTCACGCCTGCCGAACCCAATCATTTCCTGAAAGTACCGACAAAGGGATATAAGTTTGTCAAGTAG
- a CDS encoding type II toxin-antitoxin system death-on-curing family toxin has protein sequence MEYLIKNDIIAINQLMIEKFGGNYVPPENLLKPAALDYLIEIVNAEVFGTRLYPEIHHIAGVYFFNIIDGHIFQDGNKRTGLEASLLFLKLNDYELHASNQELIDFATDVGSGKETLETVQAWIKSRLVKSSN, from the coding sequence ATGGAATATCTCATTAAAAACGATATTATCGCGATTAATCAATTGATGATTGAGAAATTCGGTGGTAACTATGTTCCTCCTGAAAATCTGCTTAAACCTGCAGCATTAGATTATTTGATTGAAATTGTTAATGCTGAAGTTTTCGGAACACGCCTTTACCCTGAAATTCACCACATTGCCGGTGTATATTTTTTCAACATTATTGATGGTCACATTTTTCAAGACGGAAACAAACGAACCGGTTTAGAAGCTTCTTTACTTTTTTTGAAGCTGAATGATTACGAACTTCATGCTTCGAATCAAGAGTTGATTGATTTTGCGACTGATGTCGGTTCAGGTAAAGAAACCCTTGAGACTGTTCAGGCGTGGATAAAATCCCGTCTTGTCAAATCTTCTAATTGA
- a CDS encoding ABC transporter ATP-binding protein yields MNAIDTELLTKTFGKFTAVDHVTLSVEAGSIYGFLGPNGSGKSTLIRILCGLLSPSGGKGFVGGVDIVSEPEKVRQSIGYMAQRFSLYEHLSVEQNLDFFGGIYSLEESFHKERKKIVIESAGLEGLLKRFPRELPGGMRQRLALAAAILHNPKIVFLDEPTGGVDPISRRRFWELINRLADSGMTVFVTTHFLDEAEYCTKIGFIYYGKLIAEGSPSQLKRNVIQNPILELETSAPAESIAILSKEPWVHSSSLFGNFIHLSVNSVAEGKSFAATALAKAGVAWSRIEPISPTLEDVFIHLIENETRREGSKNKEIN; encoded by the coding sequence ATGAATGCCATCGATACAGAATTGCTCACGAAAACTTTTGGGAAATTTACAGCAGTCGATCATGTGACTTTAAGTGTTGAGGCAGGAAGCATTTATGGGTTCTTAGGTCCAAATGGCTCGGGCAAATCCACCTTAATTCGAATCCTCTGCGGGCTGCTTTCGCCCTCCGGCGGAAAAGGGTTTGTGGGCGGGGTTGATATTGTTAGCGAACCCGAAAAAGTGCGGCAAAGCATTGGGTATATGGCGCAGCGATTTTCGCTCTATGAACATCTTAGCGTAGAACAAAATCTTGATTTTTTTGGCGGCATTTATTCGCTTGAAGAATCATTTCACAAGGAAAGAAAAAAAATAGTGATTGAATCGGCCGGGCTTGAAGGACTTTTGAAACGCTTCCCGCGCGAACTTCCGGGCGGAATGCGGCAACGCCTTGCGCTTGCAGCCGCCATTTTACACAACCCAAAAATTGTGTTTTTGGATGAACCCACCGGCGGCGTTGACCCCATCAGCCGTCGGCGATTCTGGGAACTTATCAATCGCCTTGCAGACAGTGGAATGACGGTTTTTGTAACCACGCATTTCTTGGATGAAGCAGAGTACTGTACAAAAATCGGATTCATCTATTACGGGAAACTCATTGCTGAAGGTTCTCCCTCTCAATTGAAAAGAAATGTGATTCAAAACCCAATTCTTGAACTTGAAACAAGTGCACCGGCGGAATCGATTGCAATACTCTCAAAAGAGCCGTGGGTTCATTCCTCATCGCTTTTTGGAAATTTTATTCACTTGAGTGTCAATTCCGTGGCGGAAGGGAAATCATTTGCAGCAACGGCGTTGGCAAAAGCAGGCGTGGCGTGGAGTCGAATAGAACCGATATCACCAACACTCGAAGATGTATTTATTCATTTGATTGAAAATGAAACAAGACGAGAGGGGAGTAAAAATAAAGAAATCAATTAG
- a CDS encoding family 10 glycosylhydrolase — translation MFKRLIYFFFLLSIVPPFYSCAGARLSSHFVSSENPFGKSDSLEHHAVKRELRGVWIATAFGIDWPKTTNSALQRASLDSLFREIKRKKFNAVFFQVRVRADVLYPNRFEPIHEYLTGTFGKEPDYDPVAFAIDCAKRHGLQFHAWFNTLIVRGKNFSKVSQGVPYIWQTHPEWIDPRASKNPDWRDVWLNPTLPEVQAYLKTLIADFAHRYSPDGIQLDDYLRYPSKDFPDSLAFATQNPAKLPLPDFRRDIINRIVAEIADTLVKIKPHLQFGVTPIGVYRRVDSEPAMESKTEVYQDSREWTKRRYCDYLAPQIYFHLGPTTKAEREKKQFNPAFEKLVNDWAENKNYRHLYVGLGTYKPAVKAEWRAQVNVVRNSGAEGFIFYPYSSIAELDSLFDSEALPPSMPWKSDTIPPTPIVISIMKQDSLVVVSLQISNAEEAKIRGVNLYHITPVGLDSGEMNRDDAQRPRERLLLSLLPLQNGMIRVRGLQSGESLRIRVMDWYGNESKGSEILVVP, via the coding sequence GTGTTCAAACGATTAATTTATTTTTTTTTCCTTCTTTCGATTGTTCCTCCCTTTTATTCATGTGCGGGGGCTCGTCTATCCAGTCACTTCGTTTCGAGTGAAAATCCATTTGGAAAATCTGATTCTTTAGAACATCATGCGGTGAAACGCGAACTTCGCGGGGTTTGGATTGCCACGGCATTCGGCATCGATTGGCCAAAAACGACTAACAGCGCACTTCAACGCGCCTCGCTCGATTCTCTTTTTCGAGAAATCAAGCGAAAGAAATTCAATGCCGTTTTCTTTCAAGTTCGTGTTCGTGCCGATGTCCTCTACCCCAATCGCTTTGAGCCAATTCATGAATATCTTACAGGCACTTTTGGTAAAGAACCCGACTACGACCCAGTGGCCTTTGCGATTGACTGCGCCAAAAGACACGGGCTTCAATTTCATGCGTGGTTTAATACGCTTATCGTTCGCGGGAAAAATTTTTCGAAAGTCTCACAAGGCGTGCCCTATATCTGGCAAACGCATCCGGAGTGGATTGACCCGCGAGCGTCGAAGAATCCCGACTGGCGCGATGTGTGGCTGAACCCCACACTTCCCGAAGTGCAAGCATATCTGAAAACGCTCATCGCCGATTTCGCCCACCGCTATTCGCCCGATGGCATTCAATTGGATGACTACCTTCGCTACCCTTCCAAAGATTTTCCTGATTCGCTCGCCTTTGCCACACAAAACCCCGCGAAACTGCCGCTGCCCGATTTCAGACGCGACATCATCAATCGAATCGTTGCTGAAATTGCGGATACACTTGTGAAGATAAAACCTCATCTTCAATTCGGTGTGACACCGATTGGCGTTTATCGCCGCGTGGATTCAGAGCCGGCTATGGAAAGCAAAACCGAAGTGTATCAAGATTCGAGGGAGTGGACGAAGCGCCGCTACTGCGATTACCTTGCGCCACAGATTTATTTTCATCTTGGCCCTACAACCAAAGCCGAACGCGAAAAGAAACAGTTCAATCCGGCATTTGAAAAGCTGGTGAACGATTGGGCGGAAAATAAAAATTACCGTCATTTGTATGTTGGGCTTGGCACTTATAAGCCAGCCGTGAAAGCCGAGTGGCGTGCGCAAGTGAATGTCGTTCGGAATTCGGGTGCAGAGGGATTTATCTTTTACCCGTATTCAAGCATTGCAGAACTCGATTCACTTTTTGATTCGGAAGCCTTACCGCCGTCAATGCCGTGGAAATCAGACACCATTCCGCCTACACCAATTGTAATTAGCATCATGAAACAGGATTCCCTTGTGGTGGTTTCGCTTCAAATTTCAAACGCAGAAGAAGCCAAAATTCGCGGGGTGAATTTATACCACATCACGCCTGTTGGGCTTGATTCCGGTGAGATGAATCGTGACGATGCACAGCGACCGAGAGAGCGACTTTTGCTCTCACTCTTGCCACTTCAAAACGGGATGATTCGGGTTCGAGGGTTGCAAAGCGGGGAATCTCTGCGGATTCGGGTGATGGATTGGTATGGCAATGAAAGTAAAGGGAGTGAAATCCTTGTTGTGCCGTAA
- a CDS encoding efflux RND transporter periplasmic adaptor subunit: MNPNRYKIGAHFGNKWFRHYSIFFNSSFRNRIGTSAIAIMLLMMSCGKQKSDVVEATGIIESTEVRVSALVSGQVRSVLAEEGKIVSHGDTLLFIDDTDYRFQAAQAKAGFDLASAQYRLLRRGARAEDFEIAKESLQNASVTLQNATSDFQRLEPLYRTGGVSEKIYTDAKARVESASTQFSSAKANFEKVRNGARLEELEAAKARLEQAEAMWQAAEKKVSDCIVRAPLSGVITAKSIEQGEVALQSATLFRIAETKKIKLKIFVPEPDLPRIHLGDSATLKTDADDGKTYTARVSYISPKAEFTPKNVQTKEDRVRQVFEIWLEAENLSGDLKAGLTAEATLHIK; this comes from the coding sequence ATGAACCCGAATCGTTACAAAATCGGTGCACACTTTGGCAACAAGTGGTTTCGCCATTATAGCATATTCTTCAATAGCTCGTTTCGGAATCGAATTGGAACAAGTGCAATCGCGATAATGCTGCTCATGATGTCGTGTGGGAAACAAAAAAGCGATGTCGTTGAAGCAACGGGAATTATAGAATCCACCGAAGTGCGCGTGAGTGCGTTGGTTTCAGGACAAGTGCGCTCGGTACTTGCCGAAGAAGGGAAAATCGTATCGCACGGTGATACACTTCTTTTTATCGATGACACCGATTACCGTTTTCAAGCGGCGCAAGCGAAAGCAGGGTTCGACCTTGCTTCTGCCCAATACCGATTGCTTCGCCGCGGTGCAAGAGCCGAAGACTTTGAGATTGCAAAGGAATCTTTACAAAATGCTTCCGTTACACTGCAAAATGCCACATCCGATTTTCAGCGACTTGAACCGCTTTACCGCACAGGCGGCGTCTCCGAAAAAATCTATACCGATGCGAAAGCGCGCGTCGAATCGGCCTCGACTCAGTTTAGCAGCGCAAAAGCCAATTTTGAAAAAGTTCGAAACGGCGCACGACTCGAAGAGCTTGAAGCCGCAAAAGCACGGTTAGAACAAGCAGAAGCGATGTGGCAAGCGGCAGAAAAGAAAGTCTCCGACTGTATCGTTCGTGCCCCGCTCTCGGGCGTCATTACAGCGAAAAGTATCGAGCAAGGCGAAGTGGCACTTCAATCCGCAACACTCTTTCGCATTGCTGAAACAAAAAAGATAAAACTGAAAATATTCGTCCCTGAACCCGATTTGCCACGAATTCACTTAGGCGATTCAGCCACACTTAAAACCGATGCAGACGATGGAAAAACCTACACGGCGCGGGTGAGCTACATTTCACCAAAAGCGGAATTCACTCCAAAAAATGTGCAAACCAAAGAAGATCGTGTTCGGCAGGTGTTTGAAATATGGCTCGAAGCAGAGAATCTCTCCGGAGACCTGAAAGCCGGTCTTACAGCCGAAGCAACGCTTCACATCAAGTAA
- a CDS encoding DUF2283 domain-containing protein, producing MKKLKVIHDKEGNTLTVWFGDPAVEYSCDETDDDTILMKDKEGHIIGIEKLNYYTDSENVSITLESFPS from the coding sequence ATGAAAAAGCTCAAAGTGATTCATGACAAAGAAGGGAACACGCTCACCGTTTGGTTTGGTGATCCCGCTGTAGAATATTCTTGCGATGAAACCGATGATGATACAATCTTGATGAAGGATAAAGAAGGGCATATCATTGGTATAGAAAAACTGAACTATTATACTGATTCAGAAAATGTGTCTATCACACTTGAAAGCTTTCCTTCGTGA
- a CDS encoding ABC transporter ATP-binding protein produces the protein MVNAIEINSVTKSFGAITALKAISLSVKKGEMHALLGPDGAGKTTLIRMLCGIQKPDNGKLTVLGVDSGSEELKSKIGYLSQRFSLYQDLSIDENIAFFAEIHQVKNYRERRDSLLEFTRLLHFRERLAGALSGGMKQKLALACTLIHTPEIIFLDEPTTGVDPVTRRDFWALLSNLLKSGVTILVSTPYLDEAERCSRISMLNQGELIASGTATELQEKYGETTFEVILQNPRATSEKLKTVPRFQAALSDSVVFGERIEFIFHTLSEQDALQLIQETFAAVGIAPEHCRKKKSSLEHIFIQLVKVSEKMNAEAKGAERKESEQ, from the coding sequence ATGGTAAATGCGATTGAAATAAATTCCGTTACGAAATCGTTTGGGGCAATCACCGCTCTGAAAGCGATCTCACTCTCTGTAAAAAAAGGAGAGATGCACGCCTTGCTTGGGCCTGACGGCGCAGGAAAAACAACCCTCATTCGGATGCTCTGCGGAATTCAAAAACCCGATAACGGCAAACTCACCGTTCTTGGAGTGGATTCAGGTTCAGAAGAACTCAAATCAAAAATTGGATATCTCTCACAACGGTTTTCGCTTTATCAAGATCTTTCCATCGACGAAAACATCGCATTCTTCGCCGAAATCCATCAAGTGAAAAACTATCGAGAGCGCAGAGATTCACTTCTCGAATTCACACGACTTTTGCACTTTCGCGAGCGGCTTGCCGGCGCACTCTCAGGTGGAATGAAGCAGAAGCTCGCTCTTGCCTGCACCTTAATTCACACGCCTGAAATCATTTTCTTGGATGAACCCACCACCGGCGTTGACCCGGTAACCCGCCGAGATTTTTGGGCATTGCTTTCAAATCTTCTGAAAAGCGGCGTCACGATTCTCGTCTCAACACCGTATCTCGACGAGGCCGAGCGATGCAGCCGCATCTCAATGTTGAATCAAGGTGAATTAATCGCCTCAGGAACGGCTACTGAACTTCAGGAAAAGTATGGAGAAACCACTTTTGAAGTCATTCTCCAAAACCCAAGAGCCACATCCGAGAAACTGAAAACCGTTCCAAGGTTTCAAGCAGCCCTTTCCGATAGCGTGGTGTTTGGTGAGCGAATAGAATTCATCTTTCACACGCTAAGCGAACAAGACGCTCTTCAATTGATTCAAGAAACATTTGCGGCAGTGGGAATCGCGCCCGAACACTGTCGAAAAAAGAAAAGCAGTTTGGAACACATCTTTATTCAACTTGTCAAAGTCTCTGAAAAAATGAACGCTGAAGCAAAGGGTGCGGAAAGAAAGGAGAGCGAACAATGA